A segment of the Jatrophihabitans sp. genome:
CTGTGCTTGCGGTGACCGCGATCGTGCTGGCCGTGCTGATGCGTGGCTCGAACGACACCACCCGCACCAGCGCGCACGCGGTTCGCGACTAGCCGCTGACCCGGCCGCTTCCAGCCAAGGACGGGGAACTGCCATGACAACGTTGGAAGCGGCCGGGCCCGCGGGCCGGCCCACCCCCCGGCGAGCTGTGAGCCGGCGCACCTCGAACAAAGAGGCCGCGGTCTTGAGCTCGGCACGCGAGCTTTTCTGCCAACGAGGCTTCGCGGCGACCTCGATCGAGGCGATCGCCGCGGTCGCGCAGGTGTCCAAACAGACGGTGTACACCTACTTCACCACCAAGGACCGGTTGCTCGAGCACGTCCTGAAGGAGTTCGTCGACACCGGCACCAAGGCCTGGCGCGCCCAGTACCGCGACGAGCTGCCGATCACCGGCGTGGAACAACTGCGCGCAGAGCTGCGGGTCCTGCTCACCGCCGTGGTGCGCACCCTGATGAATCCGGACTACCTCGCCATCGTGCGGGTCATCATCGCCGAGGCCGCGCGCCGGCCGGAGCTCGGCACGCTGTTTCGGCAATCCATCGCCGACGCGATGCTGGCCGCCGTCCGGGGCGTGCTAAGCCGGGTGGTTCCCGAGCTGCGTGCCGGCGTCAAGCCCGAACTCGGCGCGCGGCTGGTCATCGGCTCGGTGCTGCCCTACGTGCTGCTGGACGGGCTGCTGCGCCCTGATCGCCCCCAGCCGCCCGCGCCCCACCAGATCGACGAGGTCGCCGACGTGCTGGCCGTGATGCTGTGCCGGCCCTGAGGGCCGCCAGGATCACGCTGTCACCGGCCTCTGGCCCGACGCGCTCAGGCCGCCTGGTCCTGTGCTGGGATCGCCGCGGCAGCCGTCGCAGCCCTCAGTAACCGGCCTGCCTGGCCGAATGGAGGCGGAGTGTCGCCGTCATAACGGCTGGATCTGGCCTGGGAGCTGGTTCAGTTGTTACTCATGATGCTGATAGCACAGATGTTACCTATGTGACATGCTGTCGAGCGGCATGTCGCCGACAGCCATTGATCGAGTCAGCAGTGAGGAGAGCCGGGTGCGGTCACGCAGCGCACGGCAGGCCGGTGCAGTCGCCGTCGCCGTGGCCGGGATGCTGCTGAGCTTGCTCAGCGCCCCGGCGTCAGCGGCGCCGAAGCCGGTGAACCCCTCCGACGCCCAGCTCGCCGCCGCGCAGGCGCGCAAGCAGCAGGCCGCGCGACTGCTCGGCACGGTGTCGGCGCAGCTTGTCCTGCTGCAAGGCCAACTCGATCGAGCGGCGGCTGACACCGACGCCGCCATCGCCGTTTACGACGCGACCAACATCGCGCTGCAGGGCGCGGTCGCCGACCTCGATGCCGCTGACCGGGCGGTCACCGCCGCCCGGGGCACGGTCGCGCGGGCACGCACCCAGATCTCGAATTACGTGTTCAGCCAGTACGTCTACGGACGCCGGCCTTCGCTCACCGCGATGCTGTCCAGTGACGATCCCAACGCCGCTCTGCAAGCCATGGCCTACCAGCGTTATCTCAGCAGCGCCCAGCAGCAACAGCTGGCGACCGCCCAGACCAACACGGTCGCGCTGTCCAACGCCGAGACCGGCCGCAAGGCAGCGCTGGCCCGAGCAGAGCGCCTGCAGAAGCAAGCCGACATCCAGAAGACCCGGGCGCTGGCCAAGCTCTCCGCCTTCCGGCAGCAGCGGGCCGAGTTCGCCCGTCGCCGCACCGAGCTGGCCCAGCAGACCACCGCCGCCGCGGCCAAGCTCGCCGGACTGACCAACCAGCGCCAGGCCTACGAACGCTGGCAGGCCGAAGAACGCGCCCGCCAAGCCGCCGAACGCGCCCGCCAAGAAGCCGAACGCGCCCGCCAAGCCGCCGAACGCGCCCGCCAGGCCGCCGAATGGGCGCGCCAGGAGGAGCAGCGACGTCAGCAGCAACAACAGCAACGTGAACGCGAGCGGCAAGCCGCCGCCAACCAACCGGCTCCCCAGCCGCCGCCGTACAACCCACCGCCTTATAACCCGCCTGCCTCGGCCCCCCCGCCGGCTGCGCCCCCGGCGCCCGATGACGGCCAGCCCTGGACGCTGCCGCTGCCCGCCGGCAGCTACTACATGTCCACGTGCTTCTGCATGCGCTGGGGCCAGTTCCATCCAGGCGCGGACCTCGCCGCCCCGTTCGGCACCCCGATGTACGCGATCGGCGCGGGGACCGTGGTCGCGGCCGGGCCCGCGCAGGGTTTCGGCAACTGGGTGGTCATCGACCACGGCAATGGCTACACCTCCGTCTACGGCCACATGAGGGTCCTCGCGGTCTCGCCCGGCCAATCGGTCGGAGTCGGCCAGACCATCGCCTACGTCGCCAGCGAAGGCCACTCCACCGGCGCCCACCTGCACTTGGAGGTCCGCATCGGAGGGGCGTCGGGCCCGCCGGTCGACCCCCAGGTGTTTCTTGCCCGACGGGGCGTCAACCTCTGAGCGAGGGCCATTCGGCCTGAGGCTTCGTCCGCCCGTCAAAGGCAGCGACGGCTTTCTGTCCGAGGCGCCGTGATAGGCCCGTGATCACGCGCCGCTTCTGCGGTCCTGCCCATCATCGCGCGAATGGCTTTCACAGTGGTTGCAGAACTTGCTTTCGCTGTTCTCGTGCAAAACTCTCTGACGGCCATTCCTAAATGTCGCGGGTTTGGTTCTAAGGTCGGCTATACCTGCCGTCGCTGCGCGCGGACCGGTGGACGAGGTTGGGCTGGTCACCGAAAGTGGTGTTAATGCAAGTAAGGCGAGGCGGCGCGCAACCGCGCAGTCTGCAGCCGGTCGGCCCCGCTTAGCGGCCCCTGGAAGCCCTCTCACCGGCGTTCTGGCAAGCAATGTGATGCATAACACACTAACTGCGCCAGAGGATCTGGAGTGGTGCTGCGCGAAGCCGGGCAGACCACCCAGAACGCCGTCTCCCGGCGGCTTGAGGGGAGATCTCGCTGCCCGGGTCCGGCGTTGTCCCCGTCCGCAAAAAGCCCGAAAACACGGGCAGTGTGATGCGTCCAACACTGCAGACAGGCCTGTGGAGCGCAGGTCGCCAGGTGACTACTTCGGCCATTCAATTGTTTCGCGTTGAACCAAATCCAGCTGTAATTCGATGAGGTGGGGACATGGTCGATGCGTCGGTTTTCACACGGAAAGTTAACGGGGGAGCTGCCACGAGCACCTACCCCCACTCGCCAGTGGTGGCAGTGATAACGAACAGATGCCATAGTGGCCCAAGTCTCATTTCTCCCCTGACTGAGGCACGCGCCCTGTCATCCACAAAGTTTCTGAAGGAGTTTTTGATGCGCCGTTCTTTGCCCTTGCTGTGCGCCGCGACCATGGCCTTGTCGGCCTTTGCGGTGAGCGTTCCCGGTCATGCCGCTGTGCCGGCAAACTCCCCGAGCGCCGCTTCGACCAATGCCGCGGCCAAGTCGGTCGCCAATGAGCTGGTGGTCGGCTACGTCAGCGGCGCGGCGGCCACCGACCGGGCTCGGGCTCGTGACAAGGTCGCGGCCCGGTTGGCTCAGCGTGTGGTCACTGCCTCAGGTGCCCGCGCCGAGGTCGAGTTGGTCCGGTTGCCGGCCGGCGCCGACCAGGCGCGTGCGATGCGTGAGCTGAAGGCCGACCCGTCGGTCGCCTACGCCGAGCCGAACTGGGTCTACACCCACGCCGCGACCGCCACCGACCCGTACTACACCAACGGCAGCCTGTGGGGCATGTACGGCCCGAACACGACTCCGGCCAACGCCTACGGCAGCAACGCCGCCGCGGCCTGGGCCGCGGGCCAGACCGGCTCCTCCAGCGTCTACGTCGGCATCATCGACGAGGGCATCCAGTACACCCACCCGGACCTGGCCGGCCAGGTGGGCAACCCCCTGGAGACCGCCAACGGCGTCGATGACGACGGCAACGGCTATGTCGACGACGTCTACGGCTGGGACTTCGCCGGCAACGACAGCAGCGTCTACGACGGTGGCACCCGAGGCAGCAGCGATGATCACGGCACCCACGTCTCCGGCACCATCGGCGCCAAGGCGAACAACGGCGCGGGCGTGGTCGGGGTCAACTGGAACGTCCGGCTGATCAGCGGCAAGTTCCTCGGACGCAACGGTGGCACGTTGGCCAACGCAGTGCTGGCGGTCGACTACTTCACCGGTCTGAAGGCCCGTGGCGTGAACATCGTCGCGACCAACAACTCCTGGGGCGGCGGCGGTTTCTCCCAGGCGCTGATGGACGCCATCGAGCGGGCCAACCGCGCCAACATCCTGTTCATCGCCGCGGCCGGTAACGGCGGCAGCGACCAGGTCGGTGACAACAACGACGTGACCGCTCACTACCCGAGCACCTACACCAACTCCAACGTCATCGCCGTCGCTGCCATCACCAGCACCGGCACCCGGGCGAGCTGGTCCAACTACGGCGCGACCAGCGTCGACATCGGCGCGCCCGGTGCCGCGATCTGGTCCTCTACCGCGTACAACATCTACGAGTCCTACAGCGGCACCTCGATGGCCACCCCGCACGTGACCGGAGCAGCCGCGCTCTACGCCTCGACCCACCCCGGGGCGACGGCCGCCGCGATCAAGAACGCCCTGCTCAGCAGCGCCGTTCCGACCGCCTCGATGTCCGGCATCACCACCACCGGTGGTCGGCTGGACGCCTTCGCGGCGATGTCCAAGTAAGTCAGTCCCCCTCGCTGAATCAGCTACGTCCCCGCTGAGTCAGCACAGCAAGTAGGCGGCGGTGTTCGGGCCAAGCCCGGACACCGCCGTTTGCTTGTCTGCCGAACCCGCGCCGACCCGCCACACCGGTGCGGAGCTCGATGAGTTTCGGCCCCACTCCTGCCGGAAGTGGCCTGCTGCCGGGAGTGGCCTCTTGCCGGAGTGGCCTTTTGTCGGAAGTGGCCTCCTGCCACCTGCCTCCGTCGCTCAGCGGCCCCGAGCCGAACACCCGGTCAGCGGCGGGCGGCGGCCAGCGCCTGGCAGAACGCCGTGGCGGCCTCGAGTTCGGCGGCCAGGGGCGTCAGCACACTGCGCCGGGCCACCTCCCGCACTCCCGAGTCCAATGACCGGCGAGCCCGGGCGCGCCGCCGGGCCGCGCCGACAGCCACGAACGGGCGCACCAGCAGCGACGTGAGCAATCCCAGCGCCAGCCCGCCGATCAGCAGCAGGGTCGGCGCCGGAGCGCGCCCGACGTGCAGGCTGGGACCAGGCAGCTGCAGGTAGGCGAAGACGGCCAGCGTCGCCAGCCAGACGAGCCCGGCGACCGCTGCCAGCAGGAACAGCCACTGCAGTCCGCGCACTCCGCCCCACCACAACGGCCGGTCCGCGTGTGACAGCCGGGCCGTGCGCACCGCCTGGTCCAGCTCACCGGGCAACTCGTTCTGCCTGACCTCGATCACCGCGGTGGCCGAGGCCTGCCAGTCGGGCGCCAGTCCCTGCGTGCGGTCGTTGACCAGTTCGCGCAAGGCGTTGGACACCAGGGCGCGCTGGGCTCCGGTGGCGGCCGGGCGCGAGGTGACCCCGCTGGAGTCGGCGTCCAGGTGCAGCCGGCGTAGCGGATCAGGCCGCAGCCGGCTCAACCAGCGGGTCAGCGGCCAGCCGACACTGGCGGTGGCCCGCATCCGGTAGGAGCGCCCGGCGGCGTCAGCGACCGGGCCGGCGCCGGCGGCGACCGCCAGCGCGCGCACCAGGGTCTCCTCGCTGCGTGCGGCTTCTCGTCCGGCGTCGCGCGACTTTCCGGCGCAGAGCGGCTCAAGGGCGGTCACCGCGGCGTCGGCGTCGGCGTGCAGCCGCGCCAGGGCGACCTGGCTGCTCGTGACCCGCTCGGCCAGTGAGGCGCGCAGCTGGGGCAGGCCGTCGCCGCGGGTAGCCGAGGCCGCGAGCACCGGGACCCCGGCCAGGCCATCATCGGCGAGCAGTTGAGCCAGGTGCCGCCGGCAACTGTCCAGGGCGTCGTCATCGAGCCGGTCAGCCTTGTTCAGCACCACCATCATCACCTCGCGGTGGGCCCCGAGCGGGCGCAGGTAGCGCTGGTGCACCGCGGCGTCGGCGTACTTCTGGGGGTCCAGGACCCACACCAGCAGGTCGACCACCTCGGTCATCCGCTCGGCCTCCAGCCGATGAGCCGCCGCAGTCGAGTCGAAGTCGGGCAGGTCGACCAGCACCAGCCCCGCCAGCGTCGGCTGGCCTGGTCCGGCGGCGTCGCCGGTCACAAGGTGCCGGTCGCGGACCTCCAGCCAGTCGAGCAGGCCTGCGACGTCGTCCCCACCGGACCCAGTGCCGGCTGACCCGGCGCCGGCTGACCCAGTGCCGGCTGACCCAGCGCCGGCGGCGGGCCAGATCGCCGCGCGGGACCGGCTAGTGGTCGGGCGCCGAACACCGGTCGGGGCCAGCACCTCACCCGCCAGCGCGTTGAACAGGCTCGACTTGCCGCTGCCGGTGCCGCCGGCCAACGCCACCACGGTGCGCTCCGGAGCGAGCCTGCGCCGGGCCGCGGCCCGGCTCAGCAAGATCCGGGCCGGCGCCAGCAGGCTCGGGTCGCAGCGGCGTTCGCCGAGTTCCACGGCTTGACCCAGCGCCTCCAGGCGAGCACCGAGTTCAGGGGACCGCCGGCTCACCGGGCGGCTCGGGCGGCTTCGACCGAGTGCACCGCGGCGCGGAACCGGGCAGTCGCCCCGTCCGGCGGCGCCGCCGCTGCCACCAGGTCGTGGAATCGCTGGGCGTCGGCGGCAAGCAGGCTGTCGACGTGGCGCAGCAACGCCTCTCGGGCCCGAACGGCCAGCGATCGCACCGCCTGGTCACCGAAGATCGCCTCCAGCACCTTCTGGCTCAGCGCCGCGGTGCCGCCGGCGATGGCGATCTCGCCTCCGGTCAGGCCGCCGGTCTGGGCGAAAAGGGCGACGATCATCACCGAGCCGGCGCCGTTCACCCCGTAGGAGGCCAGCTTGGCCAGCTGCCGCCGGTCACCGCCCTCAGCCCGCACCAGCTCCAGCACCTCGCCCTGCCAGATCCGCACGCTCTCCTCCGCATGGGTGGCGATGTCAGCGGAGGCTCGGTCCAGCTTGACGGGGCTGCCGGTCAACAACGCCTTCCCGTCGCTGCGGGTCGACCAGGCCGCGGCCGCGGTGGCAGCGGCCCGCTCGGCGGCGTCACGTAGCAGGCCCTGCAAGTTCATCTCCAACGCCGCCTCCACCGGCGCCGCGCCCGACGGGCGGCCGGTGACCGCCGCGACCACCCGGTCGCGCACCCAGCCGATCCGGGACTCCAGCGTGCGCATCAACTCTCCGGTGCCGACGAACTCCTGCCAGCGGGCCAGCACCTCGCCACGCAGCAGCGTGCCGTCGCTCACCTCTCGCCCGACGGTGGCCCGTGCCTGGTCATAGGCCTCGTCCACTGCTTGAGCCAGCTCTCGCGCCGCCTGCTCCTGGGCGTCCACCGCCGAGGCCAGCCCCGCTCCGCGCAGTTGCAGGCTGTTGATCGCGCCGGTCATGGTGGCCCGGATGACCTCTGCCCGAGCCGAGGCGTCGGCGGCCAGCGCGCCGATCCAGTCGCGGACCGGGGCGACCGCCGAGTCCGGCAGCCGGCCGTTCTGCAGGCTCGCCTCCGGCACCACCAGCAACGGCGCGTCGGCCAGGCCCTCGCGGTCGAGCAGTTGCCGCAGGTGCGCGTCCACCTCGCCGAGCGCCTCCGGCGGCATCCGGTCCAGCACGACTGCCAGCGCGGTGGCCCGCTCCCGCGCCACCCGTAACAGGTCCCAGGGCACGGCGTCGGCGTAGCGGGCCGCCGTGGTCACGAACAGCCAGAGGTCGGCCGCGGCAAGCAGCTGCACCGCCAGCTCGCGGTTGCTCTCGACGAGGGAGTCGATGTCGGGGGCGTCCAGCAGGGCCAGACCCGGCGTCAGCGACGGCACGGCGACCAGGCGCAAGGACCGGCCGGGTTGGTCGCCGGCCACCTCGGGACCGGTGGTGCGGGCCAGCCCCGGCAGGATCCGGTCGCCGGTGAACCAGCCGGTGTCATCGGGGTGGAAGACCAGCACCGGAGACCTGGTGGTCGGCCGAAGCACGCCGGCCTGGCTGACCTCATGACCGACCAGGGCGTTGACCAGCGTCGACTTGCCTGCCCCGGTGGAGCCGCCGATGACCACCAGCAGCGGGGCGTCCTGCTGCTCAAGCCGGGGGATCAGGTAGTCCTCCAGCTGAGCCACCAGCTGGTCACGCAGCGCCCGCGCCTCAGCGGCGCCGGGCGTCTGCAGGTTCAGCGGAAGCTCGGCGGTCGCTCGGCGCAACTCGCGCAGGGCTGCCAGCAGCGGCGATGGCGCGCCCTTGTCCAGTCGCGTCATGTGCTCAGCGGCGGCAGGCGCCTGGGTCGGGTCACACACCAACCCTGCCATGCCACCGCGACGCCGTCACGTGCCAGGCGCCGACCACTCACCAGGTGGGGATCGAGGCGAAACCCTCGAGGTAGCGATGGCAGCGACCGCTCAGCAGCACCCGGTCACCGGCGATCCGGCAGCGCAGCGTGCCGCCCCGCGCGGAGAGCTGGCCGGCCGTCAGCGTGGTCTTGCCCAGCCACTGGGCCCACAGCGGGACGAGCTGGGTGTGCGCCGAGCCGGTGACCGGATCCTCGGCCACGCCTGCCAGCACACCGAAGTACCGGGAGACGAAGTCGAAGTCGGTGCCCTCGCCGGCGCTGGTGACCACCACTCCGCGCACCTGCAGCCTGCTCAGGAGGTGGTGGTCGGGCGCGAGCCGGCGCACCGTCTCGGCGCTGTCCAGCACGCAGATCAGGTCCGATCCCTGCAGGGACTGCCAGACCGGAGCGCCCAGCGCCTGCTCGAGGATCGGGTCGACGTCCACCGGCAGCGACTGCTCAGCGGGAAAGTCCAGGGTGAGCTCACCGTCGGCTTCCTGAGTGACGTGCAGCCAGCCGCTGCGGGTCCAGAACTGCAGCCGCTCGGCGGTGGGGTGGACGTCGGCGAACAGGTAGGACGCCGCCGCCAGGGTGGCGTGCCCGCACAGGTCGACCTCGATCGCCGGGGTGAACCAGCGCAGTGCGTACGCCGGCTGGCCGGCATCGGGCGCGGTGGCCTGCGCCGGCAGCTCGGGCACCAGGAAGGCTGTCTCGGACAGGTTGTTCTCGGTGGCCACCTGCTGCAGCAGGCGGTCCGCCGGCCACTGGCCCAGCGGCATCACCGCGGCCGGGTTGCCCGCGAACAGCGCATCGGCGAAGGCGTCGATCTGGATCAGGGGCACCCGCATGGTAGGAAGCCTAACGACAGGCGTTGCGGCTCAGCTGCCGTGCCTTTGAAGGGAGACCGATGCCTGAGCGCCGCTTTGACATCGTCCTGTTCGGCGCCACCGGCTTCACCGGGCGGCTGACCGCGGACTACCTGGCCCGGCATGCCCCGGCGGGTTGCCGGTGGGCGCTGGCCGGTCGCAACCAGGCCAAGCTCGAAGCCGTCCGGGCCGAGCTGAGCGCCATCGACGGCGCGCTGGCTCAGCTGCCGTTGCTGAGCGCCGACACCGGTGACCCGGCCTCGCTGGCAGCGGTGGCGGCCAGCAGCCGGGTGGTGATCAGCACGGTGGGGCCCTACCTGCGGCACGGGGAACCGCTGGTGGCGGCCTGCGCCGAGGCCGGCACGGACTACCTCGACCTGACCGGCGAGCCTGAGTTCGTCGACCTGATGTACGCCCGCCATCACCAGCAGGCGACGCGCTCGGGCGCCCGGCTGATCCACTGCTGCGGCTTCGACTCGATCCCGCACGACCTGGGCGTCTTCTTCACCGTCGGCCTGCTGCCCGATGACGTCGCGATCACCGTCGACGGGGTGGTGCGGGCCGGGGGCCGGCCGTCGGCCGGAACCGTCCACTCGGCGGTCACGGCCTTCTCGCGGGTGCGCGGCTCGGCCGAGGCTGCGCGGGCCCGCCGGCAAGTGGAGCCGCGACCGCAGGACCGGCGCGCGCGGGCGGCGCGAACCGCGCCACGTCGGGTGGACGGGATGTGGCTGCTGCCGTTGCCGACCATCGACCCCCAGGTGGTGGCCCGCTCAGGTAGGGCGCTGGCGCGCTATGGCCCGGACTTCACCTACCACCACTACGCCGGCGTCCGGAAGCTGCCGGTGGCGGTGGGCAGCGTGGCCGGCATGGCGACGCTGATGGGCCTGGCCCAGCTGCCGCCGGCCCGCCGGTTGCTGTTGAGCCACTTCTCCTCCGGCACCGGGCCGTCGGAGCGGCAACGGTCCGCGAGCTGGTTCAAGGTGCGATTCACTGCCACCGGCGGCGGTCATCGGGTGGTGACGCAGGTGTCCGGCGGTGACCCGGGCTATGACGAGACCGCCAAGATGCTGGCCGAGTCGGCGCTGTGCGTGGCCTTCGACGATCTGCCCGTCACCGCGGGGCAGGTCACCACCGCGGTCGCGATGGGTCAACCGCTGATCCAGCGGTTGACCAGGGCCGGCCTGCGGTTCGCGGTGCTGGAGCAGTCGGTTCGCTAGCGGATCGTCATCATCCCCGCCGGCATGGCGCTCAGCAGCTCACGCGCCCGCTCGGCGAACCGGTGCTCGACCAGCACCTCGTACTTCGTGGCGACCACCTGGCTGACGGAGGAGAAGTCCCGGGTGCCGCCCCGGGTGATCGCGGCGAAGCCGATCTGGCTCCAGATCAGGCCGAAGATCGCCCCGAAGATGGGGGTGCTGATCAGGAAGCCGAGCTGGTTGCCGTCGCCGAAGATCGAGAACGCCAGTCCGACGAAGAGCCCCATCCAGAGCCCGGACATGGCGCCGGCGGCGGCGACCTTGGTGCGGGTGATCCGGCCGGTGACCCGCTCGACCGTCTTGAGCTCGGTGCCCACGATCGCCATGTTCTGGACTTCGAACTCGTTGTCGGACAGGTAGTCAACGACCTTCTGGGCCTGCTCGTAGCTGTCGTAGACACCCAGTGACATCGGGTACTCCAGGTCAAGCCCGGGGCGCGGGATGCTCGCAGAGACATTCGATGACATAGCCATGTCTCAACTGTGCCACTGATCCGGTCCCGACGCCCGCACTCCACAGCCCGCACCCAGGACCGGCTGCTCGCTAGATCCAGCCGGGCAGCCACATCCTGAGCTGCCAGTCGTGGTTGGTCAGCAGGCCGCCGGTGAAGATCGGCCACATCCAGACGAAGTCGGCGACCACCGCGCCCAACCACAGCGCCACCGCGCCGGTGCGGACCAGCCGCGCCGTCGGAATGCCGTGCAGGGCTATCCACTCACGCAGGCCGACAGTGCGCGGCTCGCCCGCGCCCTCGATCTCATCACCGCTGTCGCTCACGGCCTGGTGAATGCCGTGAGCACTGTCCTGATAACCGCCTCCGGCCTGATAACCGCCTCCGGCCGGCTGCCGGACCGGCTCCCCGGCGTGGGCCGTCGCCACCTCGTCCTCGGCCGCCCGGGCCAGCATCGCGCCTACCGCGAAGGTCAGCCCGAGCACCAGGAACGGCATCAGCGGCGTCATGTAGAACAGGAAACCGGTCCGCCGGGTGTTCTGCAGCCAGACTCCCCAGCCGGCCAGAAAGGCCAACCAGACCGCGCCGGCGCGCCAGTCCCGGGTGGTGGCCCAGTGCCACAGGCACCAGATCAGCGCCGGGACGAAGGCCCAGTACATCAGCGGGGTGCCGATCAGCAGGATCTCCCGGGTGCAGCTGGGCGCCCCGCAGCCGGTCACGTTGGACGGAGCGTAGAACGAGGTGGGCCGTCCCAGCACCAGCCAGGACCACGGGTTGGCCTTGTAGGCGTGCGGGTCGAAGAGGTGGCTGT
Coding sequences within it:
- a CDS encoding saccharopine dehydrogenase NADP-binding domain-containing protein; amino-acid sequence: MPERRFDIVLFGATGFTGRLTADYLARHAPAGCRWALAGRNQAKLEAVRAELSAIDGALAQLPLLSADTGDPASLAAVAASSRVVISTVGPYLRHGEPLVAACAEAGTDYLDLTGEPEFVDLMYARHHQQATRSGARLIHCCGFDSIPHDLGVFFTVGLLPDDVAITVDGVVRAGGRPSAGTVHSAVTAFSRVRGSAEAARARRQVEPRPQDRRARAARTAPRRVDGMWLLPLPTIDPQVVARSGRALARYGPDFTYHHYAGVRKLPVAVGSVAGMATLMGLAQLPPARRLLLSHFSSGTGPSERQRSASWFKVRFTATGGGHRVVTQVSGGDPGYDETAKMLAESALCVAFDDLPVTAGQVTTAVAMGQPLIQRLTRAGLRFAVLEQSVR
- a CDS encoding GTPase: MAGLVCDPTQAPAAAEHMTRLDKGAPSPLLAALRELRRATAELPLNLQTPGAAEARALRDQLVAQLEDYLIPRLEQQDAPLLVVIGGSTGAGKSTLVNALVGHEVSQAGVLRPTTRSPVLVFHPDDTGWFTGDRILPGLARTTGPEVAGDQPGRSLRLVAVPSLTPGLALLDAPDIDSLVESNRELAVQLLAAADLWLFVTTAARYADAVPWDLLRVARERATALAVVLDRMPPEALGEVDAHLRQLLDREGLADAPLLVVPEASLQNGRLPDSAVAPVRDWIGALAADASARAEVIRATMTGAINSLQLRGAGLASAVDAQEQAARELAQAVDEAYDQARATVGREVSDGTLLRGEVLARWQEFVGTGELMRTLESRIGWVRDRVVAAVTGRPSGAAPVEAALEMNLQGLLRDAAERAAATAAAAWSTRSDGKALLTGSPVKLDRASADIATHAEESVRIWQGEVLELVRAEGGDRRQLAKLASYGVNGAGSVMIVALFAQTGGLTGGEIAIAGGTAALSQKVLEAIFGDQAVRSLAVRAREALLRHVDSLLAADAQRFHDLVAAAAPPDGATARFRAAVHSVEAARAAR
- a CDS encoding GTPase, translated to MSRRSPELGARLEALGQAVELGERRCDPSLLAPARILLSRAAARRRLAPERTVVALAGGTGSGKSSLFNALAGEVLAPTGVRRPTTSRSRAAIWPAAGAGSAGTGSAGAGSAGTGSGGDDVAGLLDWLEVRDRHLVTGDAAGPGQPTLAGLVLVDLPDFDSTAAAHRLEAERMTEVVDLLVWVLDPQKYADAAVHQRYLRPLGAHREVMMVVLNKADRLDDDALDSCRRHLAQLLADDGLAGVPVLAASATRGDGLPQLRASLAERVTSSQVALARLHADADAAVTALEPLCAGKSRDAGREAARSEETLVRALAVAAGAGPVADAAGRSYRMRATASVGWPLTRWLSRLRPDPLRRLHLDADSSGVTSRPAATGAQRALVSNALRELVNDRTQGLAPDWQASATAVIEVRQNELPGELDQAVRTARLSHADRPLWWGGVRGLQWLFLLAAVAGLVWLATLAVFAYLQLPGPSLHVGRAPAPTLLLIGGLALGLLTSLLVRPFVAVGAARRRARARRSLDSGVREVARRSVLTPLAAELEAATAFCQALAAARR
- a CDS encoding M23 family metallopeptidase; its protein translation is MRSRSARQAGAVAVAVAGMLLSLLSAPASAAPKPVNPSDAQLAAAQARKQQAARLLGTVSAQLVLLQGQLDRAAADTDAAIAVYDATNIALQGAVADLDAADRAVTAARGTVARARTQISNYVFSQYVYGRRPSLTAMLSSDDPNAALQAMAYQRYLSSAQQQQLATAQTNTVALSNAETGRKAALARAERLQKQADIQKTRALAKLSAFRQQRAEFARRRTELAQQTTAAAAKLAGLTNQRQAYERWQAEERARQAAERARQEAERARQAAERARQAAEWARQEEQRRQQQQQQRERERQAAANQPAPQPPPYNPPPYNPPASAPPPAAPPAPDDGQPWTLPLPAGSYYMSTCFCMRWGQFHPGADLAAPFGTPMYAIGAGTVVAAGPAQGFGNWVVIDHGNGYTSVYGHMRVLAVSPGQSVGVGQTIAYVASEGHSTGAHLHLEVRIGGASGPPVDPQVFLARRGVNL
- a CDS encoding PhzF family phenazine biosynthesis protein translates to MRVPLIQIDAFADALFAGNPAAVMPLGQWPADRLLQQVATENNLSETAFLVPELPAQATAPDAGQPAYALRWFTPAIEVDLCGHATLAAASYLFADVHPTAERLQFWTRSGWLHVTQEADGELTLDFPAEQSLPVDVDPILEQALGAPVWQSLQGSDLICVLDSAETVRRLAPDHHLLSRLQVRGVVVTSAGEGTDFDFVSRYFGVLAGVAEDPVTGSAHTQLVPLWAQWLGKTTLTAGQLSARGGTLRCRIAGDRVLLSGRCHRYLEGFASIPTW
- a CDS encoding S8 family peptidase; this encodes MRRSLPLLCAATMALSAFAVSVPGHAAVPANSPSAASTNAAAKSVANELVVGYVSGAAATDRARARDKVAARLAQRVVTASGARAEVELVRLPAGADQARAMRELKADPSVAYAEPNWVYTHAATATDPYYTNGSLWGMYGPNTTPANAYGSNAAAAWAAGQTGSSSVYVGIIDEGIQYTHPDLAGQVGNPLETANGVDDDGNGYVDDVYGWDFAGNDSSVYDGGTRGSSDDHGTHVSGTIGAKANNGAGVVGVNWNVRLISGKFLGRNGGTLANAVLAVDYFTGLKARGVNIVATNNSWGGGGFSQALMDAIERANRANILFIAAAGNGGSDQVGDNNDVTAHYPSTYTNSNVIAVAAITSTGTRASWSNYGATSVDIGAPGAAIWSSTAYNIYESYSGTSMATPHVTGAAALYASTHPGATAAAIKNALLSSAVPTASMSGITTTGGRLDAFAAMSK
- a CDS encoding TetR/AcrR family transcriptional regulator, whose product is MTTLEAAGPAGRPTPRRAVSRRTSNKEAAVLSSARELFCQRGFAATSIEAIAAVAQVSKQTVYTYFTTKDRLLEHVLKEFVDTGTKAWRAQYRDELPITGVEQLRAELRVLLTAVVRTLMNPDYLAIVRVIIAEAARRPELGTLFRQSIADAMLAAVRGVLSRVVPELRAGVKPELGARLVIGSVLPYVLLDGLLRPDRPQPPAPHQIDEVADVLAVMLCRP
- a CDS encoding general stress protein, whose translation is MAMSSNVSASIPRPGLDLEYPMSLGVYDSYEQAQKVVDYLSDNEFEVQNMAIVGTELKTVERVTGRITRTKVAAAGAMSGLWMGLFVGLAFSIFGDGNQLGFLISTPIFGAIFGLIWSQIGFAAITRGGTRDFSSVSQVVATKYEVLVEHRFAERARELLSAMPAGMMTIR